A genomic segment from Fundulus heteroclitus isolate FHET01 chromosome 6, MU-UCD_Fhet_4.1, whole genome shotgun sequence encodes:
- the arl14 gene encoding ADP-ribosylation factor-like protein 14 — protein MGHLMSRQPQVQVLLLGLDNAGKSTLLYKLKHNVSVSTVPTIGFNVETLDARKNRKNIAVTMWDVGGQGKMRDHWKEYYQSAAAVVFVVDASDVARLEEARSELEKALRSEHLRGCPLILLANKQDVSGALTVTEMKDKFDMRKVCAGRDWFVQPCSGSTGFGVAEAFSRVVQMVKLPSEPGAVKENIKDTVHYLRSNSKQ, from the coding sequence ATGGGCCACCTGATGTCCAGACAACCACAAGTTCAGGTCCTTCTCCTCGGTCTGGACAACGCCGGCAAATCCACCCTCCTCTACAAACTGAAGCACAACGTGAGCGTGTCCACCGTCCCGACCATCGGCTTCAACGTGGAGACGCTGGACGCCaggaagaacaggaagaacATCGCCGTGACCATGTGGGACGTCGGCGGTCAGGGGAAGATGCGCGATCACTGGAAGGAGTATTACCAAAGCGCGGCGGCCGTCGTGTTCGTGGTGGACGCGTCCGACGTGGCGCGCTTAGAGGAGGCGCGCAGCGAGCTGGAGAAGGCGCTGCGGAGCGAGCACCTGCGGGGCTGTCCGCTCATTCTGCTGGCCAACAAGCAGGACGTGAGCGGCGCGCTGACCGTCACGGAGATGAAGGACAAGTTCGACATGAGGAAGGTGTGCGCGGGTCGGGACTGGTTCGTTCAGCCCTGCTCCGGCTCGACGGGGTTTGGAGTGGCGGAGGCTTTTAGTCGAGTGGTCCAGATGGTCAAACTCCCCTCTGAGCCTGGAGCTGTCAAGGAAAATATCAAAGACACGGTGCACTACCTGCGATCTAATAGCAAACAATAG
- the LOC105935930 gene encoding protein phosphatase 1L: MIGDTMTLLSLLGRIMRYFLLRPETLFLLCISLALWSYFFHTDEVKTIVKSSRDAVKMVKGKVAEMMQNDRLGGLSVLDAEFSKTWEFKNNNVAVYSIQGRRDHMEDRFEVLTDIANKSHPSIFGIFDGHGGEAAADYVKAHLPESLRQQLQTFEREKRESAVSYASILEQRILAVDREMLDKLSTNHDEAGTTCLMALLTDRELTVANVGDSRGVLCDKDGNAVALSHDHKPYQLKERKRIKRAGGFISFNGSWRVQGILAMSRSLGDYPLKNLNVVIPDPDIMTFDLDKLQPEFMILASDGLWDAFSNEEAVRFVRERLDEPHFGAKSIVLQSFYRGCPDNITVMVVKFKSGAGGSSKAGE, translated from the exons ATGATAGGAGACACAATGACGCTCCTGTCTCTTCTGGGTCGGATCATGCGCTATTTTCTCCTCAGGCCGGAGACGTTGTTCCTGTTGTGCATCAGTCTGGCGCTGTGGAGCTACTTCTTTCACACCGACGAGGTGAAAACCATCGTCAAGTCGAGCCGGGATGCCGTGAAGATGGTGAAGGGGAAAGTGGCGGAGATGATGCAGAACGACCGCCTGGGAGGCCTCAGCGTCCTGGATGCGGAGTTCTCCAAGACGTGGGAGTTCAAGAACAACAACGTGGCCGTGTACTCCATCCAGGGCAGGAGGGATCACATGGAGGACCGCTTCGAGGTGCTCACCGACATCGCCAACAAGAGCCACCCGTCCATATTCGGGATATTCGACGGTCACGGCGGGGAG GCTGCAGCTGACTATGTGAAGGCCCACCTGCCCGAGTCTCTGAGGCAGCAGCTGCAGACCTTTGAGAGGGAGAAGAGGGAGAGCGCTGTCTCTTACGCCAGCATTCTGGAGCAGCGCATCCTGGCTGTGGATCGGGAGATGCTGGACAAGCTCTCCACCAACCACGATGAAGCAG GTACAACATGCCTGATGGCGCTGCTGACAGACAGAGAGCTCACAGTGGCCAACGTCGGAGACTCTCGCGGGGTGTTGTGTGACAAAGATGGGAATGCTGTGGCGCTGTCGCACGATCACAAGCCATATCAACTTAAAGAGCGCAAGAGGATCAAGAGGGCAG GAGGTTTCATCAGTTTTAACGGATCCTGGAGAGTTCAGGGAATCCTGGCTATGTCTCGTTCCCTGGGGGACTACCCCCTCAAGAACCTCAACGTGGTCATCCCTGATCCAGACATAATGACCTTTGACCTGGACAAACTGCAGCCGGAGTTCATGATCCTAGCATCTGACGGTCTCTGGGACGCCTTTAGTAACGAGGAGGCGGTGCGCTTCGTCCGCGAGCGCCTGGACGAGCCTCACTTCGGTGCCAAGAGCATCGTCCTCCAGTCGTTCTATCGCGGCTGCCCCGACAACATCACAGTCATGGTGGTGAAGTTTAAAAGCGGAGCTGGGGGGAGTAGCAAGGCCGGTGAGTAG
- the otol1a gene encoding otolin-1-A, with amino-acid sequence MPSADLILVTTISLAFIISLASGATYWPKPQNANKPPKTGTSGLGGGGRYGQIPTKTPSPSNSLYTEDTTGIMTDAYSLPPTDSSPFNSDTYVTDYHIDAIAPPGKTHGNYTFDYNECFFNVCECCPPEKGPKGPAGERGPPGPPGERGPPGLPGEKGETGPQGSPGRAGLPGLSGLNGEKGVKGDQGPAGQPGSSGIPGKAGEKGDLGPKGEKGEKGINGLKGDPGVKGEPGHNGTKGTIGPVGPPGTAGTKGQKGEQGRLGECLVGETGQKGDLGDPGPPGPKGEMGPPGANGTDGSKGEAGPPGEKGDPGTRGPPGARGVAGVRGERGAKGIRGPRGPKGDPGESLQPVRSAFSVGLFPSRSFPPPGLPVKFDKVFYNGDGHWDTALHKFNVTHSGVYLLTYHITVRNRPLRVALVVNGVRKVRTRDSLYGQDIDQASNLVLMQLSEGDQVWLETLRDWNGVYSSSEDDSTFSGYLIYPDLPMKANSMRNI; translated from the exons ATGCCATCCGCTGATCTCATCCTGGTGACCACCATCTCTCTGGCCTTCATTATTTCACTGGCTTCTGGTGCCACATATTGGCCCAAACCTCAAAACGCCAACAAGCCTCCTAAAACTGGGACCAGTGGCCTGGGCGGGGGAGGGCGGTATGGACAGATCCCTACGAAAACGCCCTCTCCTTCCAACAGCCTCTACACAGAAGACACTACAGGGATTATGACGGACGCATACTCCCTGCCCCCAACAGACAGCAGCCCCTTCAACAGTGACACCTACGTGACCGACTACCACATTGATGCAATCGCCCCCCCTGGAAAAACCCATGGCAATTACACTTTTGACTACAATGAATGCTTCTTCAACGTTTGTGAGTGCTGCCCTCCAGAAAAAGGTCCCAAAGGACCAGCTGGCGAGAGAGGGCCTCCAGGGCCACCAGGGGAACGGGGCCCTCCGG gGTTGCcaggagaaaagggagagacTGGACCCCAGGGGTCTCCTGGACGAGCCGGGCTACCTGGACTCAGTGGATTAAACGGCGAGAAAG GTGTAAAAGGCGACCAAGGACCAGCGGGTCAACCGGGTTCATCTGGAATCCCAGGGAAAGCTGGAGAGAAAG GTGATTTGGGCCCCAAAGGAGAGAAAGGTGAAAAAGGGATCAATGGACTGAAAGGAGACCCAGGAGTAAAAGGCGAGCCTGGCCACAACGGGACTAAGGGCACCATTGGTCCCGTGGGTCCCCCGGGGACAGCTGGGACAAAGGGTCAGAAAGGTGAACAGGGACGTTTGGGAGAATGTTTAGTTGGGGAGACAGGACAGAAAGGTGATCTCGGTGATCCTGGCCCCCCTGGTCCGAAGGGTGAGATGGGCCCTCCGGGAGCAAACGGGACCGATGGTTCCAAAGGAGAAGCGGGGCCACCGGGAGAGAAGGGGGACCCTGGCACAAGAGGTCCCCCGGGTGCAAGAGGAGTGGCGGGAGTGAGGGGGGAAAGGGGAGCTAAAGGCATACGTGGTCCTCGGGGGCCAAAAGGAGATCCAGGTGAGAGTTTGCAGCCGGTTCGCTCTGCTTTTAGCGTGGGCTTGTTCCCAAGCCGGTCATTTCCTCCACCTGGGCTGCCTGTGAAGTTTGATAAGGTCTTTTACAATGGGGACGGGCACTGGGACACAGCGCTCCACAAGTTCAACGTCACGCACTCAGGAGTCTACTTACTCACATATCACATCACTGTGCGCAACCGGCCCCTGCGGGTTGCCCTGGTGGTCAACGGGGTGCGTAAAGTGAGGACCCGGGACTCCCTTTACGGCCAGGACATCGATCAGGCTTCCAACCTGGTGCTGATGCAGCTCAGCGAGGGCGACCAGGTGTGGCTGGAGACCCTGAGAGACTGGAATGGGGTTTACTCCAGCAGCGAGGATGACAGCACCTTCTCCGGCTACCTGATTTACCCAGACTTACCTATGAAAGCAAACTCTATGAGAAACATTTGA